TTATATTCAGTTaaatcaattcaagtttattggtacagcgctttttacaatacaaatcattgcaaagcaactttacagaaaattttgtttctacaatatttagtagtagcttatcagtggtgactgtcagtttatgtgcttatggcagaaatgtatggaaaaaaatcaattaaagacgtaatcaaacagatgatgaacactattaacagcagttattatatgagggttggcatcatctgagagggggtgacatcatctcttctcacgtgttctggatccagactgaagcttgtgtaaaatccaggcaaaacagagaaacaaattgaGACATAATAGCGTAGCCGCtattccaaccaagtaaaattaattagtttaaccccagctaaagaataataatgcacatttgatcagatataactgcagtccaaaattatgagatgcattatttgaatgcttggccaaagagatgtgtttttaatgtagatttaaacagagagagtgtctctGAACCCCAAatgttatcaggaaggctattccagagtttgggagtcaAATGTGAAaaggctctacctcctttagtagactttgctatcctaggaactaccaaaagtccagcgttttgtgacctaatggagcatgatggattgtagcgtggtaaaAGACTACTATGCGTAGctactacctgtagcttgtttattgaaaatGCAGGACAAgcacctagcagtgcattacaatagtccagtctagaggtcatgaatgcatgaactagcttttctgcatcagaaacaggtaacatgtttcgtagcttggcaatgtttctaagatggaagaatgctgtttttgtaatatgggaaatatggttttcaaaagacaagttgctgtctaatataacacccagatttttgactgtagaggaagtaacagtacacccatctagttgcaaactgtaatctacaagattctgtgtactctGTTTTGGTCCAATaggtaatatctctgtcttatatgaatttaataggagaaaaatattggtcatccaatttttcccatttttaacacactctgttagcttagataatttagaagtttaatctggtctcgttgagatacatagttgagtatcatcagcataacagtggaaactaatcccgcattttctaataatattaccaaggggcaacatatatattgaaaatagcagaggacctaggacagatccttgtgacactccatattttactgatgataaatgagatgactccccatttaaataaacaaaatgataggacaggtaggatctaaaccatcttaaatcCTGTCCTtcaatacctgtatagttttgtaattgagaTCAAGTGAAACAATCAGTGAGATGCAGCTTTGATCTGACAGAAGAAgcaagtaatttgtaattttaacaagtgcagattCTGTACtgtggtggggcctgaaacctgactgaaattcttcatatggataaaaaaaaaatttcagataattttcagttaatttttcAATTGAGCAGATATAAATGGAAAATTTGAAATGGGCGTTTactttgccagttcactaggatctagttgtggttttttaataagaggcttaataaccgtcagcttgaatggttttgggacatgacctaaagataacgacgagttaatgatattgagaagcggttcttctgctacagataacaactctttcagtaatttagtacAGCATCTAATAAATATGTTGTTGGTtcagatacagtgataagtttatttagctcttcctgttctATATTTGTAAaggcactgcagtttatctttgggtgtgatggatgaaactgaagtattagacactgtagaatctacatttgttattgtatttctgatgttatctattttatcagtgaggAAATtcttaaagtcattactattactGTGAGGGAATACTTAGATCGGGTgtcatctggttatttgttaatttagccactgtgctaaataaaaaccttggattgttttggttattaaagataacaaaatatattattataaaattctataaaacaaacacaaacaaaaatggaTACAGACTGGAAATAGAGCAACTGAAAAATACGTAACACAAAACACGACACATGCATAATATATTTTAAgcaagtttgttttttaaaaggtcttcataaaaatgtcaataattagaatatttttttattttaaaactctcTGTGCCAGTgattatatagtttatttttcaAGCAAGTTTGACTTTTAAAAGGTCTCTGACACAGCAGTTTTCTTGGAGAGAAGAATTCCTCTATTAATATTTATCATAGCAGTCACCCAAAGTTCTTCCTTTGAATTTCTTGGCATTTTCTGTCCCCCTCAGCCCGATTTATTCTGTTATGTTGGCGTTAGCTTAAAGATGTGACGCTTTTGTCTAAAAATGGATTTGAAGAGAGTAGGTGGAATGGAAGTGGAGTCGTTAAGCAATATTATAAAGCTTAATGCCACACACACGATAGCTATACAGTGCAATTACGGAGATAAGCAACTCCTCATCAGAACAAATAAAGCTTTGTAGGCAGGAACGAGTAGAGGCAGATTTTTCAAAGACCCCTAATTACCTCACAATGACGCACAACAACTCTATGAACAACTGCGGACCCCGGTATGTGCGGACAGCCTTTTTAACAATTTTGTGAATATATCAAACATACTTTTTGCGCAAAGCAGAAAAGTGTGGATGTAGAAAAGCTTTCCCTTTCTGTATTTGAAGTGAAACAAGGACAATTTGGTAGAAcaaataaaaccaatgcaatatgcatgtgacaatgtcaataaaaaacaaacattttaacaaGACAAATGTCAATCCCATTAAAGTCAGCAATACTTGTTAATCCTTCAAGGGCTACACACTGCTGTTTTGATCCCTCAGAAGCAAAGATGTAAATGGAAGGGTTTAATTATTCATCAACTTAAACAGAAAGCATGAAAAAATGATTAAAAGACAGATGATTACATATGAGCTCAAGATCCCCTACCAAACCTGCATGAACAGAACATTGCACAGTGTTATTTAAAGAAACGTATCGTACCCTTAGCTTTGCTCTGTGTACTTTTTCCCTTTAATCTTCTCCTTAGGTATGTTAGGACAAATACAGACTTTGCAATCAAACAAGCTTGTTCACATCTGCTCCTCTTGTTTGGCTCTCATTTATCATTCTTTGCCTCATCCAGACCCTGAAACAATCGAATTGCTCTTTTGCTTTGTGCTTGATTATCTCATTTGCTCTCTAGAGAGTGTTTCTGATAGAGGGTGAGATGGGTCAGTTCCAGTCCAAATAGgctcttgctgctgtaacagcTTGCATAATAATAGCTATAGTGATTTGCATTGTAGTGATAGTGAATTGTCTTGTAGGATGCCCAGGACATTGATGGATGCATCTGTTAAGGAAACACACTAACAGGCAAAGCTTCTGCTGTTAGCCTAATGACTGACGCAATCAGTGGACTGGAGTGTGGCCATCACTGACACATAAGATAATCTTTGCTGCACAGTGAAGTGACCTGATTCTGTGTCTCTCACCAAGCTGACATCTAAGCATTACCCACTGGCCACTTCACAGCTTGATTAACTGACTTGAGTCCCATTTATCAGCTCCATTTTGGGTTTAAGGATCTAAAGGCTGTCTGAAGCGTGACTGTTTGGCTTGTGTTTTGGGTCTGAGTGTTGACTCCCTCCCCATGACATAATGGGCAGTCTGTGCTGTTGGGTCTAGCACTAACAAGGGACCTCTGGCGCTGTGGTAAAGTGTTACAGCCCTCTGAGTAATTGACAGTTCAGATGCAGATATTTCCTCTCTCTGGGTTATCGAGCCCCCGTTGCTATGCTGAAGCTCTAaaactgcatgtttttttattatcctTCATAAACCAGATTTGATTAAAGAATATTCTTCTGAATTTAATCACAGCTCTGACTGCCTTAGCATGGGTTGTGAGTgtgattttagttttattcagttcaataaacaagagtTTAATATTGAGTAACTGCAATTTTAGATAAAGTACATCGTCTAGTTTTACTTCACCAACAAAGCAGTTACACAGTGGTGTGTCGGTACTGAAGggattaatgtttttgaatgactTGTTGagggaatgattcagtgactcactcataaagacagggCCTAACACAATACTTATGCTCgcagtctttgcacttgaccagtTGTCTACTATTTCCTGTATATTcaggttagttcacccataaattacaattctgttattaattgctCACTGAATAGACAGGAACAGAAAGctttcggatttcatcaaaaatatcttattttgtgttttgaagatgaatgaaggactTACGGGTTTGGCACGGCATTAGGGTGAGATTTTTAAGATTGTAAATATCCTTACAGCTTTTGATTTTCCATTGGGACCTACTTACATCATAGTTTTAAAGTTTTTACAGAGCTTTATTTTGATGTTTAGATAATTAGTTAATACTTTGCACTTTAAAATGTCTGACCtttaaatgtctgttcagtagtcccATTTAGTAAATATGATGCTTCTAATTAAGTCATAAAAAGCAATTGCAACACTGTACAAAAGACACATTCTCATCTCAGCACCAAAACAATGTGCAACTCGTTTTACAGTACTGCCAAATTAACAACATACACTAGAAATGTCAAAATTTTGGACCACATAAGTTCTTGAATGTGATGAATGATGGGATACACTTAGTCTGAAATAGGCCCAATTAATTCTATCATTCCTGATTAAATCAGTATTATGAATGAATTGGTTAAATACTTATTAACGTGACGATACAACCTGCAGAAAGCATCATTGAAAAATCACCACTATTAATGCACAAATTTGTTtataatactatttttatttttatttccattttttcttCTCCTTCCAATCTATTTTTAGCATTCAGATCATCATAACAACTGCTGATGATTGGCTGGAGAGTCTTAAGAATGAATCCACCAAGCTGATGTGACACAAGTATGTCAGGTCTTAATTCACTTATAATTTTTCGACATTAGAGAGGCAATCAGGCCGTAATGCACTTAACTTGATCACCTGAGGGAAAAGGGAAATCACACACCCACACGAAATCAATTCAAACGCAGGGTCTTTCCGGCTCAAGTAATTTGACTCTCTCAGGAGGATTCATAAGGTAGAAAAAGGGTGGGAGATCACTGACACGCCAGCCAAAGGAGAAAACAAACATCTTTGAACCAAAACAAATGTGCCAAGATCTTAGAGTTTGGAAGAATACTTAAATAAGTCAGGAAGATAATGAATTCTGATCTCTCCCACACAACACTCCTGCATATTCTTTGAGATTTGCCTTCAAAGGACAAAACCCATCTTCTTCTTCACTGCATATACAAACAGCCTCCTTTAGTGGCTCAGGAAGCTTGTTTCTAGAGGCCAGTAATCTTAATGGAAACTTAAAAGTGAGaacttaatattaaaatatgtcaGACTTCCTTTGTTGTGGCTATTTGGCAGAAGATATGTTATATCCTCAACTAAAATCAGAGCTAAACCTTATTAGAGGGTGGCAAAACCACTCTGAAAGATTGCAGCAAACTACCATTTACAAACTGACCAGTCAAATTGTGAATGAAGTCTGCATGCACAACAGCATGAAAATGCTTATGAGAAGTTTACTGCAAATGTCAGTGTGTATTTTAGGTTTTGTTGCTTTCAGCCATTCTCACACTTGGTCTGGATTTGACACCCTGTGGCAATCCTGTCCTATCAAGTAATCATCTTCTCAAAAATGGTCTACAATGTTTTCACAGGAATGACACCCTCAGGATCTTATTTTAGCAGTGTGGAGAAATGTTATGAGAATTATGActgaaaagctaaatgttttgcTGGTGTTAAACCACTGACATGCGTCCTTATGCATATGAACTATCTGCCTGCACATACTTTGAATATTTTTTCTTGGAAGAAGATGAAAATAGAGCTCATTTGATGTGAGTGGTGAGCAAAACTACCCCAACAGTGGTCGTATTAATAAACAGGTAACTGTGCTGAGGGGAAGTTTCTGACAGGCAATAATACATGTGGTAATTGGACTGATATGACTCATGCAGCCCACAGAGCAGTCAGACGGACCTGGTTTGATTCCTGCCTCTAACTGCCAAAAGATCCTCATGAAGTAACTAAGACCAGATCAAAGCGAGGCTTAGCTTTGCATTAATCAGCAGGAAACAACAAAATAACACGTTCTGTGCCTAGAATAGGATTAATCAACAAAAATGGGCAGAGCATCTTCTATAGCAGCAACTTCTAAGTGAATTTGATGGCCATTGAATTTGTATTAACTAACTCTTGTGtgtaggatttatttatttattttttctggtcTTTTGCGGGTTTTCTTTTTGGCCAGCTATTGATGTTCCTTTTTCAAAAAGAGCTGCGCCTGCTACACAAAAAGCTGACAAACCTGAGATGAATGTAGAAAGCAGGACAGCTGGTATAGAGGGACACTTAAACTTCACCATCTTCATCACAATTGTGTATATTCTTCCATTACTAAAAATAAGTATTATGGTCATGCTAAACTTAAATGCCCTCATCTCACTGTTTTTCTTATGGGAatacagataaaaatgggcctctttcaaataacttttcattggaattgttttttaaatgttttagggaGGTTTTAAAATCATTGTCATCAATAGAAGAAAGAGTGGAGTAAATtgtcacatttattattattactatttttttttattctaataatttaatatactgatttaccaCCATAATACTTTACTAAAGCTGTTGTGTAATAAGCAAACACAGTGAAAAGTATTTCCATAAATTGCAGGTCGGGTAAAAAGTGATGTTTCACATGTCACattttgctgttttatttattgtttcatgATGAAAATGTCCAGTTTAAACCCAGTACTGTCGTAAAACTTTTCTCCCAGTCTGTTGGCTGTTTCTAACAGGCTTCGGgaaattttaatactttaaagtttgcatgtgtgtgtatgtttcattatattacagtttaaatgttGTATAGAAAGCccataataaactgtttaacctgCTTCATTGTGACACATGTTGACCTTCTAAGGCATGTTGAGTTTGAAGTTAGTGGAACAGGTGAAAAGTGTTTTGGAGAcaacattttaagattttttcaaaAGTAAACCTGGATGCAAACTGTGTTAGAACTTGCTCATCTCCCCTTTTCCAAAAAGGATCTGGAATCTGTGTCATACTGCTATTTTTTATGAAGGCGATGTGAATACAAACATTATGCTGAAACATTCAGTAAACTGAATCATAtataataatgtgtaaacatttccAGCATAAGACTTGTTTTCCTCCCCTCAGACGTCTTTCTGTCTTGTTTTGGACATAAACTCGCCAGCTTTACGCAATGAGTCATCGTCGGCGTCCTTATTACGCATGGACAAAAATCAATGTGTAAGGTGGAGCAAAAGAAGGACTGAAGTGAGTGGTGTGTCAGTGGAGCAGATATAAGGTGCTTGGACCGCGGGAAGCGAGTGTTCATCTGAATCTCAGTGCAGAGGACGCGTTCAGTCTTGGCTGTGACCATGGAGAGCTCCAAACTCTGGACCACAGCGATGGCATGCGCGGTGCTGGTCTCCTGCATTCAGGGTGCCGAGATGGACTTTGACAACGAATCCGACTTAGAAACAAGAGCTTTGAGGGAGTTTTACCCAAAGGACCCGAATCTGACTAACGAAAAGCAGCTCGTAAGTATTGCGCAATTCTCGGCGCATAGAAAACAAATGATGTTCCCTTCTTTAAAAGATTTTAATGATACTTACTTGCATTAAATGATCTGAACATGTTCACAGCTCGGGGCTTTACATGACGTTCTGGAGAAACTGCAGAGTAAACGCATCTCACTTTGGGAAAAGAAGTTTGGGCGCGTTCCGACAGTGAGTAGCACAAAACAGTGGCTAGTCTTATGAGATTGATGTGtctattttgatatttaaaataatggaAAGTACTCTGATGCATAGATTAAAATCACACATTTAGGATTTACATTTGCTATTAACAAAACACTGACAATGGTTTCTTTTACGTTTCCGCTTTGCTTTCACATCAGTGCGATGTCGGGGAGCAATGCGCCATCAGGAAAGGATCGAGAATCGGCAAAATGTGCGACTGTCCACGTGGAGCGTTTTGCAATTACTTTTTGCTGAAATGTTTGTAAAGATACAAACGGATTGTGAATTGGAAATAAACACGATATTGCAGAGATTTATATATTATGTGATTTCTATTTTTATGATTACGAAGTTCTATGAGAAGAACAAGTGAATTTGAAAgattgtttaattatttgctGCTCTTGATGTGTAATTAAACCTGAATAAACTGGGTGGACTTTTGTTTTCTAAGGCAGTCTGTGTGTTTCCTCTAGTTAGTATAATACATGTTTCATGGAGGCATTTTAAACAAAACGTTCTGAACtgcaaaaaaaagcttaaaaacttgctaaagtaataataataaaacgtttAATTAAAAAAGCTTAAGTTTAATTGCTAGAGTAATTGCTTTAATTTCTAGTGATATAAAACTGGCAACCTGCagtaaaaaatcatatatatatatatatttcagtggaATATTTCAACCAGTTTGACCTACAGATGAAGAAAATTGAGTTAAAATcaactaaattaaatgtaaaaatgaaatataaaatgctAAACAAGAATAAACAAGAAAGTTATTGTAACGCTCAATCACTGaagaaaattatgtaaaatatactGCCATTTCTGGttgtaaaacaaacacaaaattatgATTATATGCCTATAATATATAACAGACATTTACACTGTTCACTTACaagatattacatattatattacaaGAAAACAATGGCAAATTTGTGTATTTAAGCCATTCTTTCTGAAATTACACAAATCAAGGTGATGTTTAATAAAACCCATTCCCTGAAACACCATCATTACAATTAATGATGAGTTTCAGAGTTAGTGTTTTatagtttttcagtttttttaagttttcagttccttgtaattttgttcagtttgtcTCACACATCTCGTTCCATCCGCTTGTATGAATTCAACAGCATAGTTATAACAAGGGTTCAAAATATGTGACATTTCTGTTTTACAAAAAGCCTGTGACTCATAGGAGAGAATGAGAAAAAGTGCAGTTAGTACAAGCTGTCCCATGATTAGCTCAGAGCTTgcagccaagcagaaaaacacacCCGAATTCCCTCAAATGTCAACCAAAGCCGGCACTTAAATGGGCACTTTCACTCTTTGTTAGCTTAATTTACAATTGTTAACATTTTACAGATTGCCAGCAGAAGAGGATGATGGGAAATATGCATCTGCTGTTGCTTGCTGGCACTGCAAAACAGGTCAAACACAGATCTGCATAAAAATAGTAGTTGATGGGTCTAATTTTATATAACACCAGTCAAACCATCGTGCACCCTCAAGCCATGTAATTTTCAGATATATCATGATTGGTCATCGTTCAGAGTTATTCATTTGATTGTGTAATTGCATTTGGGTTGCTGGAGAGGAAGCAAATTGATTATGTGGAGTAAACATGAGCAAAGCTGTATGCCATGTGTAATAAATCTGTCATTTGCTTTAGATAATAATTTGATATTTTGAGAGATTCAAAAAAAGACAACTGAGgttacataaacatttttatactAAAATGATTATGCCTGATAGGGGATATATCCAAATAATTGATACACAACAACACACATTTAGGGTGAATCTAATGATACCCATTTAGTGTTAACATTAATATCACTCTGTGAAAGAACATTTTATGCCCTATTAATGGGATCCTGCAAAAGAAAACTGGTAACACTTCAGTTATAGTTTTAACTTTAcctattaactagttgtttattagcatgcatataagctgtttattagtacttataaagcacatattaatgccttatatAATTCTATATTCCTTACCCCACACCTAAATGTAACAACTTCCTTACTAACTATCAATCATcagtaattaggagtttattgaggcaacaGTTGCAGTTAATAAATAGTTCATAATTAGAAATGGTCCACAAACTAAagtgttttaacaaaaaataattttcagttaCAGCTTCAAATGGCTTATCACTAGGGACCAACCATCTATTCATAACTATAATTTGTATATACATAATTTGTCTTTTGATCTCTTTTTTTACAGCAAAGTCCATCTCGAgtctttaaaactgttaaaagcaATATACTGTTGTCAAAACAGAACACTGACTTCAAGGAAATCACTCCCTCTCACTGTTACACTGAAAGagaagaagtaaaaaaaataaaaaataaaacagtgtgATCGAAGCATATGTAAGCTTGTTAAACATTTACActtttatttgcaattaaaaatTCATAAATCCATATTTATCTTAAGCTAAATTAGTGAAAATGGGCAACTCCAAAGTTTTAACTGGCTTATGTCAttgcaacattttaataaaatcatttttatttatttatttatttttgtcatgagGGTCTTGGGATGATGTGTGCCGAGTTTCACGTGAATCAAACCAAAAGGCTTGGaagagttttcattttaaaatcgcTGAAAAATCACCCGAGGTAAACTGTAAATCTCCAATCTTTTGACTACAGACAGTTATGAACTCTAAAGCAATTGTCCCATATAGTGTCCGATTATGAAACATCCCATCAAGTTTGAGATTTGTCgagattcaagattttt
The genomic region above belongs to Carassius carassius chromosome 3, fCarCar2.1, whole genome shotgun sequence and contains:
- the cart3 gene encoding cocaine- and amphetamine-regulated transcript protein-like, coding for MESSKLWTTAMACAVLVSCIQGAEMDFDNESDLETRALREFYPKDPNLTNEKQLLGALHDVLEKLQSKRISLWEKKFGRVPTCDVGEQCAIRKGSRIGKMCDCPRGAFCNYFLLKCL